A genomic region of Miscanthus floridulus cultivar M001 chromosome 3, ASM1932011v1, whole genome shotgun sequence contains the following coding sequences:
- the LOC136541902 gene encoding probable trehalose-phosphate phosphatase 7 isoform X1 gives MAKPSVAVPEVGVPSAQASCPCPGTTLFAYPPPRGAGIAAAVVRRKCGLQVELGAGAAGLLGGACWGVESMRASSPTHAKAAAALAAGAVDEERAAWMVRHPSALGKFEQIVAASEGKRIVMFLDYDGTLSPIVDDPDAAFMSETMRMAVRSVAKHFPTAIVSGRCRDKVFEFVKLAELYYAGSHGMDIKGPAKASSLHAKAKAKGVVFQPASEFLPMIEEVHERLVETTRCIPGAKVENNKFCVSVHFRRVHEKMWGELSESVKGVLREYPRLRLTQGRMVLEVRPAIKWDKGKALEFLLESLGFADCSNVLPVYIGDDRTDEDAFKVLRRRGQGQGVGILVSKHPKETTASYSLQEPAEVSDPSSSLQHDPCISIYPFRVDPVCVHISLSAAPAAQCRHYSRLCFPDALFVSHRHSHTAFPCGLPDLVWTTTTRRQRPLRVGVGVGVAVAVTADLTSASVVLCSRRQCVCA, from the exons ATGGCGAAGCCCAGCGTGGCGGTGCCGGAGGTTGGCGTGCCATCAGCGCAGGCGTCGTGCCCCTGCCCGGGGACGACGCTGTTCGCGTACCCGCCGCCGCGTGGCGCCGGGATCGCAGCCGCCGTCGTGCGGCGCAAGTGCGGCCTGCAGGTGGAGCTCGGCGCGGGGGCAGCTGGGCTGCTGGGCGGCGCGTGCTGGGGCGTGGAGTCCATGCGCGCGTCGTCGCCCACGCACGCCAAGGCCGCGGCCGCGCTCGCCGCCGGCGCCGTCGACGAGGAGCGCGCCGCGTGGATGGTGCGGCACCCGTCGGCGCTGGGCAAGTTCGAGCAGATCGTGGCGGCATCCGAGGGCAAGCGGATCGTCATGTTCCTGGACTACGACGGCACGCTGTCGCCCATCGTGGAcgaccccgacgccgccttcATGAGCGAGACG ATGCGGATGGCCGTGCGTAGCGTCGCCAAGCATTTCCCGACGGCGATCGTGAGCGGCCGGTGCCGCGACAAG GTGTTCGAGTTCGTGAAGCTGGCGGAGCTGTACTACGCCGGCAGCCACGGCATGGACATCAAAGGTCCAGCCAAGGCCTCTTCCCTGCACGCAAAGGCCAAGGCAAAAGGAGTTGTGTTCCAGCCGGCGAGCGAGTTCCTGCCCATGATAGAGGAGGTGCACGAGCGCCTGGTCGAGACGACGCGCTGCATCCCGGGGGCCAAGGTGGAGAACAACAAGTTCTGCGTCTCCGTCCACTTCAGACGCGTCCACGAAAAG ATGTGGGGCGAGCTGTCAGAGTCGGTGAAGGGCGTGCTGCGCGAGTACCCGAGGCTGCGGCTGACGCAGGGGCGGATGGTGCTGGAGGTGCGTCCCGCCATCAagtgggacaagggcaaggccctgGAGTTCCTGCTGGAGTCGCTCGGCTTCGCGGACTGCAGCAACGTGCTGCCCGTGTACATCGGCGACGACCGCACCGACGAGGACGCCTTCAAGGTGCTGCGGCGCCGGGGCCAGGGCCAGGGCGTCGGGATCCTCGTGTCCAAGCACCCCAAGGAGACCACCGCCTCCTACTCGCTCCAAGAGCCCGCCGAGGTCAGTGATCCATCCAGCAGCCTACAGCATGATCCATGCATCTCTATCTATCCGTTCCGTGTCGACCCCGTGTGTGTCCACATCTCCCTCTCCGCTGCCCCGGCCGCACAGTGTCGCCACTACTCGCGCCTGTGCTTTCCGGACGCTTTGTTTGTTTCTCACAGACACAGTCACACGGCCTTCCCGTGTGGCCTACCTGACCTGGTCTGGACCACCACCACCAGGCGACAGAGGCCACTACGGGTtggggtcggggtcggggtcgcgGTCGCGGTCACGGCCGATCTCACGTCCGCTTCGGTCGTCCTGTGCAGCCGCCGCCAGTGCGTATGCGCCTAG
- the LOC136541902 gene encoding probable trehalose-phosphate phosphatase 7 isoform X2 → MAKPSVAVPEVGVPSAQASCPCPGTTLFAYPPPRGAGIAAAVVRRKCGLQVELGAGAAGLLGGACWGVESMRASSPTHAKAAAALAAGAVDEERAAWMVRHPSALGKFEQIVAASEGKRIVMFLDYDGTLSPIVDDPDAAFMSETMRMAVRSVAKHFPTAIVSGRCRDKVFEFVKLAELYYAGSHGMDIKGPAKASSLHAKAKAKGVVFQPASEFLPMIEEVHERLVETTRCIPGAKVENNKFCVSVHFRRVHEKMWGELSESVKGVLREYPRLRLTQGRMVLEVRPAIKWDKGKALEFLLESLGFADCSNVLPVYIGDDRTDEDAFKVLRRRGQGQGVGILVSKHPKETTASYSLQEPAEVMEFLLRLVEWKRLSRARLRLQ, encoded by the exons ATGGCGAAGCCCAGCGTGGCGGTGCCGGAGGTTGGCGTGCCATCAGCGCAGGCGTCGTGCCCCTGCCCGGGGACGACGCTGTTCGCGTACCCGCCGCCGCGTGGCGCCGGGATCGCAGCCGCCGTCGTGCGGCGCAAGTGCGGCCTGCAGGTGGAGCTCGGCGCGGGGGCAGCTGGGCTGCTGGGCGGCGCGTGCTGGGGCGTGGAGTCCATGCGCGCGTCGTCGCCCACGCACGCCAAGGCCGCGGCCGCGCTCGCCGCCGGCGCCGTCGACGAGGAGCGCGCCGCGTGGATGGTGCGGCACCCGTCGGCGCTGGGCAAGTTCGAGCAGATCGTGGCGGCATCCGAGGGCAAGCGGATCGTCATGTTCCTGGACTACGACGGCACGCTGTCGCCCATCGTGGAcgaccccgacgccgccttcATGAGCGAGACG ATGCGGATGGCCGTGCGTAGCGTCGCCAAGCATTTCCCGACGGCGATCGTGAGCGGCCGGTGCCGCGACAAG GTGTTCGAGTTCGTGAAGCTGGCGGAGCTGTACTACGCCGGCAGCCACGGCATGGACATCAAAGGTCCAGCCAAGGCCTCTTCCCTGCACGCAAAGGCCAAGGCAAAAGGAGTTGTGTTCCAGCCGGCGAGCGAGTTCCTGCCCATGATAGAGGAGGTGCACGAGCGCCTGGTCGAGACGACGCGCTGCATCCCGGGGGCCAAGGTGGAGAACAACAAGTTCTGCGTCTCCGTCCACTTCAGACGCGTCCACGAAAAG ATGTGGGGCGAGCTGTCAGAGTCGGTGAAGGGCGTGCTGCGCGAGTACCCGAGGCTGCGGCTGACGCAGGGGCGGATGGTGCTGGAGGTGCGTCCCGCCATCAagtgggacaagggcaaggccctgGAGTTCCTGCTGGAGTCGCTCGGCTTCGCGGACTGCAGCAACGTGCTGCCCGTGTACATCGGCGACGACCGCACCGACGAGGACGCCTTCAAGGTGCTGCGGCGCCGGGGCCAGGGCCAGGGCGTCGGGATCCTCGTGTCCAAGCACCCCAAGGAGACCACCGCCTCCTACTCGCTCCAAGAGCCCGCCGAG GTGATGGAGTTCTTGCTGCGGCTCGTCGAGTGGAAGCGCCTCTCCAGGGCCAGGCTCAGGCTGCAATGA